The DNA segment GGCAGAGATAGATTCCTTGTGGTCCTCGAGCTACTTCAAGACCAAGAAAGTATTTGAGAGCCCCCAAATCTTTCATAAAGAAGCATGTAGATAAATATGTCTTAAATGATTGTATTGCGTCTGATGAATCTCCAGAGATTATTAAATCATCCACGTAGACAAGAATACGAAGCATGATATTGTTGCGTGAATAAACGAATAGTGAATGATCCGAATGAGTCTGAGAGAACCCATACTTTACGAGTGCTGCAACTAGTTTAGCGAACCAACATCTAGGTGCTTGTTTTAACCCGTAGAGCGACTTCCTTAGACGACACACTCTATTATCGCCTGGAGATGCAAACCCAAGAGGAACCTTGATATATACTTCATCGTGAAGATCACCATGAAGAAAAGCATTATgtacatccatttgatgtatcTCATGATTTTTCTTTGCTGCAATGTCAAGAAATATACGGACCGTTGTCATTTTTGCCACCGGAGAGAATGTTTCTGTATAATCAAGACCTTCTTCTTGGTTATTGCCCAAAACAACAAGTCGTGACTTATGTCGTTCGACCTGTCCATTCGCCAGGAGCTTAATGGTGTATATCCATTTAGTTCCAAGGGCCTTTTTTCCTGGTGGGAGTTCTTGAAGATCCCACGTATGATTTCGTTCGAGAGCATCCATCTCCGATCTCATTGATGCCCTCCATACTTCATATTTCATTGCTTCCCGAAAACCCTTAGGCTCGATGTTAGTTGTGAGAGCAATAAGATAGCTAAGATGTGAAGGTGAGAAACGGTCATATGATATATGATCAGATAAAGGAAAAATCGAACCTGAGGAAGGCTGAGGTGCAGATGAAGGAAGAGAAGGAGTAAGAGCAGGGATTGTAGTGACGGTATTGACGACATAGTCGCGAAGTTTGGTCGATGGCATTCGTGTACGCTGGCCACGTCCCATATCTGCAGGTTCTGCGATAACTGGTTCGTTTGTAGAAGCTGTCGACGTCTCTGTTTCATCGTCAGTTTGTTCTGTTCTGACTAGTGGCTCAGGGTCTGATGTGTtctgatcatcatcatctagaGTTCCTTCATGCAAGTTCACAGGTGGTTCGATATTTGAAGTTTCTTTAATCTGTATTGCCGGCTGCTTAGCAGAATATGGAAACACATCTTCTTGGAATTAAGTTTATCAGTGACTTGTCCCACAAGAAAGTTATCAGTAACGAGTTGACCGAAGGAGATAAGATTGGTATGAAATCCTTCAACATAGTACACATTCCGAATTTTTAATTTCGGTGTGAGTACTACGGTCCCTTGTTTTGAGGCTATAGCACCAGATCCTGCTGGTAATAGAACTGGAATGCTCGGAATATCTCGTATGTCCTCCATTGATTTAAGTTGTCCTGTCATGTGATGGGTTGCACCTGTATCCAAGATCCATATACACTCATCACTCTTACCCTTTAGATGATCTGTTGTTGATCCTTTGTTGATTAGTTTCTGCACAATGTTCCATTGGTCGTCGGTGATACCACTCAACCCGAGCCGATCTGCATCTGTAATAGTGATATTTGCATGAATCTCCTTTGGATTATTGTTCAAAACCGTTGCTGTATTTGCTTTTGGTGTTGTACTTTGACCATTGGAGTTGTTGTTTGTCGGCTTGAGATTGCGGTTGGTAGGTCGGTTCTTAGTGCTCCCTTCCCACCATTCAGGATAACCAATAACAGTGAAACATCCCGCAGCTTCATGACCTGTGCGTCCGCAAACCGTACACTGTCGATTTGGGTCTTTGTTTCCAGGTCGTGTATTAGAACGAGATATATTTGAAGGTCGAGCTTGTGATGCAAAGCTCATGACTGCTGGTTctgtttttgttgttgattgAAGAATTTCGTTTTGCGAGACGGTCTGATAGACACTATCAAGATCAGGAAGAGGAGAGATTGCACAAATCTGAGAACGTATGACTCCATGTGTGGCATCGTCAAGCCCTGCAAGGAAATCATGAACCCTCAGAGTTTctgcttctttttcttttgctgtATTCAGGTCGCATTCACACTTGCCGCAACTGCATTGTTTTGAAGTCATGCACTCTGCAATCCCGTCCCATAATTTCGTAAGACGTCCAAAATACTCATCAACTGGAGAGCCATCTTGTTTACAATTTGCGAGTCCGTTTCTTAGTTGTTGCAAGCGAGCTCCGCTTTTCACTGAATACCGCTTTCTAATGATGTCCCATAAGTCTTTTGCGACTTCTCGGGTAGATATGGAAGATCTTATCTTCGGTTCAATAGTTTGTTTTATCCATCCTACAATCAGATGATTGTTTGCAATCCAATCTTCAAGGTAGGATGAATCGGCTGCCGGTTTAGGAAGACTGCCGTCAAGAAAACCATATTTCTTTCGTGAGCTGAGCGCCATACGAAAGTTGATGGCCCATTCATCATAGTTTAACCCTGTGAGAAGTGGTTGTGAAATCACAGCTCCAGGATTATCGTTTGATGATAAATCATATGAGGATATTGTTTTGTATTTGATGTCGGTTGTTGCAGGGTTGATTGCCATTGTTGATGATGAGAGTTTTGGAGATGTTTTGAATGGATGTTTTGTGTATCAAAATATGTCGAGACACAAAGATTTTGAAGGATGTATTGTTTCTGCGATTTTTGCAAGAACAATGAAAGAATAAggatgtttttatgtttgtttaggctctgataccatgtcaaATAGTATGTTTAGAATAAAACTCTTGAATTGTATTGATGATCTAGGTGAGTTTATATACTCACCAAAGAGGGAAAAAGTCTAAAGCTAAACATGAATAGGAGAATCTAACATAATCTTTATCTAAACGTAAAATAGAAACCTTATCCTAAGATATAGAGGAGTTATCTCCAATAAAACACAGAAAGAAAATATGTGTTTGGTCGGATCATTATTCTCGTTCATAGTCTTCCTTAGCTGTATCATTGCGGTTTGTGGCCAAGGTACGAGGATCGGGTTCTACTCAACCACATGCCCTGACGCCGAGACCATTGTTCGGACCACTGTGACATCTCATTTTGGTTCAGATCCAAAGATTGCACCTGGTTTACTAAGAATGCACTTCCATGATTGCTTTGTCCAGGGCTGTGATGGTTCAGTGCTTATATCAGGACCTAACACCGAAAGAACCGCTGGTGCAAACCTTAACCTACGTGGTTTTGAAGTCATTGACGATGCCAAGACGCAGCTTGAGGCCGCGTGTCCTGGTGTTGTCTCTTGTGCCGATATTTTAACCTTAGCCGCTCGTGATTCAATCGCCCTCGTAAGTATACAAAAGAATGAATTATGCTTCAAATTATATTAGAGCACCATTATCGCATCACTTTTTGCGTCTCTAAAGGGGTGGGGGGcccatgttttagaaaaaaccGTATGCAAAGTGGGCAGAATAAGAGACGTTTGCTGTGTGTGTTTTGAACTGTTCGCGGGCCCcaccgacacgtggcggcccgcgattggttcgaattttaattttttttttttttttttttaaatcagaaaaaaagaaaagttaaaaaaataagaaacctTTATAGGGTATATGGGATAAAGATGGTCTTAGATGCCAACTTTGTGTTTCCTGTTTTAATGTGAATTAATCTTTATGTTATTATAGTAAAACATTTTGTTGGCAAATTGCAAACAGAAAAAAGggtttgtttattttgtatatgCGTTTGGCGTTTACGTTTAGAATTAGAAGTTGGTCTTTTGGttaaaaca comes from the Brassica napus cultivar Da-Ae chromosome A7, Da-Ae, whole genome shotgun sequence genome and includes:
- the LOC106356652 gene encoding peroxidase 62-like isoform X2, which encodes MCLVGSLFSFIVFLSCIIAVCGQGTRIGFYSTTCPDAETIVRTTVTSHFGSDPKIAPGLLRMHFHDCFVQGCDGSVLISGPNTERTAGANLNLRGFEVIDDAKTQLEAACPGVVSCADILTLAARDSIALTKGQSWQVPTGRRDGRVSLATNVNNLPSPSDSVVVQQRKFAAFRLNTRDLVALVGQRTHDWNSSMRVFHEQNIQYDRKQSRSNHGPNICTRPPKTLSSKRRRINSSGS